AGAGGCCCTGCGGCGCGACGCCTTTCCGGGTTTGGGCAAGATCTTGCACGTTGTCATCATCATTCAGGAGAATCGCTCGGTCGACAACCTGTTTGCATTTTTGCCGGGCGCCAACACCCAATCCTACGGTTACAACTCACTTGGGCAGCAGGTCGCTCTGATCCCGGAGCCGCTGACCGCGCCCTACGACTTGGGGCACAAGCACAGGTCTTGGCTGACCGACTACAATTCGGGAGGCATGAACGGCTGGGACCAAGAGGCCGTCGCCTGCAAAGTCCCCAGCTCCTGTCCTCCTAAAAACGTTGCCGCTTATGCATACGTGCCGCAATCGGAAGTTGCACCCTACTACACAATGGCCGAGACGTACGCCTTCGCCGACGATCTCTTCGAGACCAATCAAGGCCCGAGTTTTCCCGCACATCAGTATCTCGTGAGTGGAACATCGACGATCGCCGACCGTTCGACGCTGCGCGCTTCGGAGAACCCGCACACCCTGGAAGGTAAATCGACCGGCGGATGCGACTCTCCGCCGGGCTCGCTCGTAACGCTGATCGACGATGCGGGGCACGAAGACCAATCGGCCTATCCGTGCTTCGAGCGCAAGTCCCTGATGGAGAGCCTGGATGACGCCGGCATCAGCTGGCGCTATTACGAAGCGCACACCGGTGCCGGATTCTGGAAGGCGGTCGACGCAATCGAACCGATCTGGCTCGACAAGGCGCTC
The nucleotide sequence above comes from Candidatus Cybelea sp.. Encoded proteins:
- a CDS encoding alkaline phosphatase family protein, producing the protein MHAASKLTLLAVAAVAGCAPGSPVVQTAYPRAARAGEALRRDAFPGLGKILHVVIIIQENRSVDNLFAFLPGANTQSYGYNSLGQQVALIPEPLTAPYDLGHKHRSWLTDYNSGGMNGWDQEAVACKVPSSCPPKNVAAYAYVPQSEVAPYYTMAETYAFADDLFETNQGPSFPAHQYLVSGTSTIADRSTLRASENPHTLEGKSTGGCDSPPGSLVTLIDDAGHEDQSAYPCFERKSLMESLDDAGISWRYYEAHTGAGFWKAVDAIEPIWLDKALFHGNVVAPSAQILNDIANRQLASVSWVTPSAAASDHAVFTDGSGPSWVSSVVNAVGKSSYWKSTAIFVLWDDWGGWYDHVAPYAIYDSYEVGFRVPLIVISPYARPGFISHRVHEFGSILKFVERSFGLPSLHTTDLRSDDLVDCFDFGGSPRTFKAIAAPLGAKYFLRQAESMQDPDDDF